The Leifsonia poae genomic interval TGGCGGCGATGAGGTTGTGACCGCAGGCGTGACCGAGCCCGGGGAGCGCGTCGTACTCGGCGCAGATTCCGATGCGCACCGCACCGGTGCCAGCCGTCGCGAGGAACGCGGTCTCCAGCCCGAGATAGGCGGGCGTCACCGCGAAACCACGGGATTCGAGCTCATCGCAGAGTCGGGCGCTGGCGCGGTGCTCGTTCCAGGCGGTCTCCGGGTCGGCGTGAAGCGCCTCGGAGAGGGCGATCAAGCGCGGCAGCTCCGCGTCGACCTGCTCGCGCACGCGCCGCTTCAGCGCCGCCTCACTCATCGCCCCGCACACCGTAGCTCGGCGCCCCGGCAGGGGTGAGCCCGCGTGCCACGTACGCGTCGCGCTGCGGCAGCCAAGTCTCGACGAGGATCTCGTCCAGCAGCTCGACGGGATGGTCGGCCCAGTCGACGCGGAGGTCGGTGACCCGCCAGCCGGCGTCGCGCACGACCGCGACGCCGGCCGAGCGGACGGGCCCCTCCTCGCCTCCGGCGGCGACGGCGGCCTTCAATGCGGACAGCAGTCTCACCTCCAGGTCGCCATCCGCCGCCTCGAACGCGTCCACCATGAGCTGCGGGAGGTCTGCCCTGGCGAGCAGGTTGCCCGCCGCGACGGCGTGCGCCGACTGCGCGTGGCCGTGCTCGCCGAGCACATGCGACCCCGAGTGGATGGCGGAGCGGCCTGCGCGGTCGATCACCAACAGCTGCCGGTAGTCGATGTCCGGCGTGGAGTCCACGACCCACGCAAGCACCTCCGCCACCGGCCGTCCGTCGCGCAACCCGGCGAGGAGCTGCGGACCGAGCCGGGGATCGGTGACGTTCTGCGAGTGCCCCCGCCGATACCCTCCGCGAGGTTGACGCAGCGCGCGGCGACTGCCGGCGATGAGGAGCAGATGGCAGAGCCGATGGCGCCGGTGTCGTCGACGGCGAGGATGGAGAAGGTCATCGTCGCCCCTCCCCCGCCGCGTCCGTGCTGATGACAGCTGTCGCGTCGATCTCCACCAGCCACTCCGGCCGGGCGAGCGCCGAGACGACGATGCCTGTGGAGACGGGGAAGACGCCTTTCAGCCAGCGGCCGACGACGCGGTAGACCGTCTCGCGATACCGCGGGTCGACGAGGTAGATCACGACCTTGACGATGTCCTCGACGTTCGAACCCGCCTCCTCCAGCAGCATCGCGATGTTCGCCATCGCCTTCTCAGCCTGCGCCTCCACGTCGCCGATGCCGACGGACTCACGGGTCTCCAGGTCCTGGCCGATCTGGCCGCGCAGGTAGACGACCCGTTCGCGACGACGGCCTGGCAGAGATCGTTGTCGAGGTTCTGCTCCGGGTATGTCTCTTTGGTGTTGAACGGCCGGATCCTGGTGTGCGTCGGCATCAGACAACTGCTCCTTCTGCCGCGAGCGCGGCCTGCTGGTCGTACGCGAGATAGCCCCGCTGAATCTGGATCTGGTCGGCGATGTGGCCGGCGTCGTGCCAGACACCCCAGATGAAGCTGGAGCCGCGGCGCGACTGCCAGGGCAGGCCGAGGAAGTAGACGCCAGGCTCGGTTGAGACGCCGCGCTGGTGCACCGGCCTGCCGTTCTCGTCGAACGCATCCACCTGCAGCCAGCTGTAGTCGGTGCGGAAGCCCGTCGCCCACACGATCGTGGTGATCCCGGCCGCCTGGAGGTCGAGTTCGAGGATCGGGTCGGTCAGGCTCGCCGGATCGGCGCCCACCAGGCGCGCCTCAGGCTCCTCGGGGAGGTCGAGGCCGTTGCGGGCGACGTAGGCGTCCGCCTCGTCGAGGAGGGCGAAGAGGTTGTCGTCGCCAGCGGCGACGTTGCGGGCGACGTCTGGTGCGAACCGCATCCGCCCGTCGCTGTACGCGGTGGTCCGGCCGACCAGGGTGATCCCGCCGGCGGCGAGCTCGCGGAAGTCGACCGTGTGGCCGCCGTCCGCACCGCTCACGGCGATGGTGACATGCTCGGCACCCTGGGGAGGGGTCGACAGGTCCCACTTGCCGAGCACACCGAGCCACCAGACGAAAGTCGCGGCCCCGGTAACGACGCGGCGGCCGGTCGTGCGGGCCGACCGACAGGTAGACCTCGCGGCCCGAGCGGCGCAGCTCGTCGGCGATCTGCACGCCGGACGAGCCGGCGCCGACGACCAGCACGCCACCCTGCGGCAATTGCGCAGGATTGCGGTAGTCACTGGAGTGCAGCTGGGTGGGCCACGAGCCGTCTGGGATGACCGCGGGGATGACGGGGACTTGGAACGGCCCGGTGGCCGCGACGACGTAGCGCGCCTGGAACGCACCGTCTGAGGTTTCGACGGTGAACCCCGGCCGGTCGGCGTTTCGGACGACGCGGGTGACCTCCACACCGGTGCGGATGGGCGCGTCGATGAGTTTCGTGTACGCGACGAAGTAGTCGGCGACGTCGTCTTTCGGTGCGAACTCGTCGGCGCCGACCGTCTCGAACTCCAGCTTGGGGAAGCGGTCGTGCCACGCCGGGCCGTTGGCGACGAGCGAATCCCAGCGCCCTGTTCGCCAGCCTTCGGCGATCCGGCCCTTCTCGAGGACGAGGTGCGGGATGCGCGGTCGGTCAGATGATCGCTCATCGCCACACCGGCCTGGCCACCGCCGACGACGACGACCTCGATCTCCTGGATCTCCTGGCTCGACATGCTGATCTCCTTCGCTGATCGTTGAGCGGTCCAGCCATTGTCAGCAGGAGCGGTCGAATCTAAAAACAATGAGAATCGCCGAATTGGATCAATAGAAGTGATGCCTTGTGCGCGGGTCGCGCGCGTCGATTAACTACCTCGCCAAAGAGTTTTCGACCCGGATGCTCACACCACATCGCTTCAATTGATGCAGTTCAGCGGTTTTCGGCGCTCGTTTCGATGTGCCACTCGTGCGTACTCTTCCGGCATGACGATCGAAACAACCGCCCGCGTCGACGGCAGGGCACTCATCGACGGCGACAGGGTCCACGCGGCCTCCGGCGACACCTTCGTCACGATCAACCCGGCGACGGGCTCCGCCATCGCAGACATCGCCCAGGGCGGCAGCGCCGACATCGACAGAGCGGTCGCAGCGGCGCGCGCCGCATACGAGAGCGGATCGTGGAGCGCCCTCGGAGCCGCAGAGCGCGGTCTCGTCCTCCGACGTCTCGCCGATCTCATCGAGCGCGACGCCGATGAGCTCGCACTGCTCGAATCGCTCGACATGGGCAAGCCGCTCTCACAGACCAGCGCGGTCGACGTACCGGGAACCGCTGCGACGTTCCGCTGGTACGGCGAGCTGGCCGACAAGCTGACCGACGAGGTCCCCGCCACTCCCCCCGGCTCCACAGCGATCGTCAGCAGGGTCGCACTCGGCGTCGTCGCAGCGATCGTGCCGTGGAACTACCCCCTCGACATCGCCGCCTGGAAGCTCGCCCCGGCATTGGTGGCGGGCAATAGCGTGGTGCTGAAGCCCGCCGAGACCACGAGCCTCAGCGCCCTCCGCCTCGGCGAACTCGCCCTGGAGGCCGGCCTGCCGGCCGGCGTGCTCAACGTCGTCCCCGGGCCAGGCGCCGTGATCGGGCGCGCCCTCGGACTGCACCCGCACGTGGACGCCCTCACCTTCACGGGATCGACGGCCGTCGCCAAGAGGTTGATGACGTACGCCGGCGAGTCGAACCTGAAGCGGCTCAGCCTGGAGGCCGGCGGCAAGAGCTCCAACCTGATCTTCGCCGACGCGGAGGATCTGTCGCGTGCGGCGGAACAGGCAGCATTCGGCGCGTTCTACAACCAGGGCGAGGTCTGCTCGGCCAACTCCCGTATCTTCGTCGAACGCCCCGTCTACGACGAGTTCGTCGGCCTCCTCACCACAGCCGCGCAGGCGTACCGTTCCGGCGACCCGCTCGACCCGGCCAGCGGCAACGGCGCACTCGTCTCCGAGTCGCACGCCGACACCGTCGCCGAAGCGATCGCCGCTGCGGCGCGCGATGGCGAGCTGATCGGCGGCGAACGGATCCAGCGCGGTGGATCGTCCGCGTTCATCGACCCGGCCATCGTCACAGGCCTGCCATTGTCGCATCCGTTGCACCGCGACGAGATCTTCGGACCGCTCGTCGTCGTGCAGGCGTTCGATGACGAGGGCGACGCCGTGCACGCCGCGAACGCGACGGACTACGGCCTCGCCGCCTCGGTCTGGACCTCCAGCCTGTCCCGCGCGCACAGAGTGTCCGAGCGGCTGGTCGCCGGTACGGTCTCGGTGAACACCGTGGATGCGCTCGGCTCCACCACCCCGTTCGGCGGGTTCAAGCAGTCCGGCTTCGGCCGCGACCTCTCCCGCCACGCCATCGACAACTATGTCGGCCTCAAGACCACGTGGTTCCAGCACGACTAGGAGTTCCACGATGACCGGGCAGTTGCACGGCGCATCCACCCCCAACTGCGTAAAACCCGGCAATCCCCGAGAATGAAGGACGAAGGAGTCCCACCGATGAGTTCACCAGCCAGGAACGACGCGAAGCTCGAGACCTCGAACCTCCGAGCCCAGCACTTCCATAAGACACTCGGCCGTCTCGACATCGTGTTCCTGTCGATCAGTGCGATCATCGCCATCGACACCGTCGCGCAGATCGCGGCGGGGGGCGGCGCCGAGGCGTTCACCTGGACCGTGATCATCGGCATCACGTTCCTGTTCCCGTACGCGCTCGTCATCGCCGAACTCGGCAGCACCTTCCACGACGAGGGCGGCCCCTTCGTCTGGGTGCGGCTCGCGTTCGGCAAGCTGACGGCGGCGATCGCGACCCTGTTCTACTGGATCACGAACCCGCTCTGGATGGGCGGATCGCTGGTGTTCATCTCCGCCGCCACCTGGAGCGCGTACATCGCACCGCTGCCGGAAGGAAGCGCAGGCGACATCGCGTTCAAATTGATCTTCATCTGGCTGGCCATCGGCACCGCGATCATCGGCCTCAAGTACGGCAAGCACATCGTGGCCGCAGGCGCGATCGTGAAGGTCGCCCTCCTGGTGATCTTCGTCGTCACGGTGGTCGTCTATGCGTTCCAGAACGGCATCCACGGTTATGCCGCCGGCGACTTCTCCCCGACACTGGGCGGATTCCTCGCGGTCACGCCGGTCATCCTGTTCGCGGTCGTCGGCTTCGAGGCGCCCAACGGCGCCGCCGAGGAGATGCGCGACCCGCAGCGCGATGTGCCGAAAGCGATCGCCACCTCCGGCATCATCTCGATCCTCTGCTATCTCGTCCCGATCTTCGCCATCCTGGCGGTGCTGCCCGCCAGCAAGGTGCAGGGCGCGAGCGGCTTCTTGGAGGCGTTCAAGGAGGTCTTCTCCGTCTACGGTCTGGCCTCCGGTCCTGTCATGTTGATCGCGGGCCTGCTGTTCGTGTTCGTCGTGCTGACGCAGGCCAGCGCGTGGATGATCGCCTCCGACCGCGTGCAGGCGGCGGCAGGCGCCGATGGGGCGTTCTTCCGCTATTTCGGCGTCTTCTCGAAGCGGTTCGGCACCCCGGTGCGCATGAATCTCCTCTCCGGCATCGTCGCCACGGTGTTCTGCATCGCGGCGACCATGCTGCTCAAGGGCAGCACGGCGGCCGTGTTCACCGTCGTGCTCACGGTCGCCATCTCGACACTGCTGCTGTCCTATCTGGTGATTTTCCCGTCGATCGTTCGCCTGCGCCGCAGATACCCGGACGTCGAGCGGCCGTTCCGCGTCCCCGGAGGCCGTGCCGGGCTGTGGATCGCCGTGGTGATCATCTACGCCTGGGTCGTCCTCGGCTCGTGGGTCGCGGTCTTCCCCGGCACCCTGGAGTCGGTGTTCGGACTGAAGTACGACTTCATCGACACCTGGGGCGTCGACCGGCCGACCTTCGAGGGCTTCACCGTCGGCACCCTGATCGTCATCGTCGTCATGGCGCTGGTCGGCTACTACTGGCAGCGGGCACGCGACCGCCGTGCGGAGCCTGCAACGGAAGCGCTGCTGGAGCCGGTCAGAGACTGACGCGGTCGCTCCGACACCACCGCGAACGGAGGAGATCCACGGCGCGCGCCGGGATCTCCTCCGTCGTCGGGTGCTGCGTCAGCGTGCGGCTTGGCTGACCGCTATCAGCTCCGCCGCCCGCTCCGCCACCATCATCACCGTGATGACCGGGTTCACGGAGGTCAGCGTCGGGAAAACGGATGCGTCAGCGATGCGCAGACCGCGGACTCCGCGCACACGCAGTTCGGGGTCGACCACGGCGCCCTCGTCGTCCGAAGCGCCCATCCGGCACGTGCCGCTCACGTGGTAGACGGTCTGGTGGATGTCGCGCTGCACGGCCGACAGCTCCTCGTCGCTCTGCACCTCCGGCCCGGGAAAGACTTCGCGCACCAGGTGGTGCCGCATCGGCTCCTCCTCGGCGATACGTCGCGCCAGGCGTACGCCGGCGACGAGCATGCGCTCGTCGTGACCGGACGCGTCGGTGAAGTAGCGGTAGTCGATGACAGGAGGCTCGTCCGGGTCGGCGGAGGCGATGGTGACGCGACCGCGGCTGTGCGGCTTCGCGACGTTCGGGGCGATCGCCACGATCGTCTCCGGAAACACGACCCCGCGCGCCCGCGGGTGGTCGACGACCGGATCGACGGGGAAGTGCATGAGCACATCCGGCCTGGCAGGGTCCCCGTCGACACCGACCATCGCCCCGGCGTCCCAGCCGGAGGCCGAGACGGCGGGCGGCGCCGACACGGCCTCCCACACCACGAGGCCTTCGGCATGATCCTGGAGGTTCTCCCCCACCCCGGCGAGCTCGTGCACCTGTTCGACGCCGGCAGCGGCGAGCACCGAAGACGGCCCGATTCCTGAGTGCAGCAGCAGCCGCGGGGTGTCGATCGCCCCGCAGGCCATCACGATCTCCCGGCGGGCTCGCACCTCGTGCGTCGCGCCATCGGCGTCGCGGAAGCGCACGGACACCGCGCGGCCGTCCTCGACGACAACCCGCTCAGCGCGGGCTCCCGTGATCACGTCCAACGACTCCCGTGCATCCATCATGTCGTGGAGGTAGTGGATCGAGCTCGACCCGCGCACATTGGTCTGCGGGTCGTAACCGACCTCGAAGAAGCCTGCGCCCCGCGCCAATGTGTCGGTGCGTCCGTCGTTCCACCGCTCCTGCACGGGGAGGCCGAGCGCCGTGGCCGCAGCGGCGACGACATCGGCGACGAACGGGTTCCTGTCCGCCTCGCCCACCGGGTGGATCGGGATTCGCAGCCGATCGAAGAACGGATGGAAGCTCGCCGGGCCCCATCCGGCGGCGCCGGCCTGCACCCACTCGTCCAGATCGGAGGCCGGCGGGCGCCAGGCGATCATGGTGTTGGCCGTCGAGCAGCCGCCGAGGATGCGCATCCTGGACTGGCGGATGTGGGAGTTGCCGCGCTCCTGCGGCACGCTCGGATAGTCGAGGTCGTACTCGCTTCCGATCATCTCCTCCCAGCGCCGGATCTCCCGGGCGCGGCCCTCGCCGCGATCGCTCGGCCCCCACTCCAGGAGGCAGACCGTGACGTCGGGGTTCTCGGAGAGGCGCGCGGCGACGATGCCGCCCGCAGTGCCGCCGCCGACCACGACATAGTCGTACTCGGCGGCGGCGGGCTGTGCTGGGTTGTCGGTCATTCTGCTCCTGCGGTTCCGATGGTGGAGACGGGGGTGGCGGCCGGAGCCTGGATGGTCGGCACGGGCGGCTTCGACGGCGCCCACTTCATGAGCGCATAGTAGAGCGGGCAGATCACAGCCAGACCGACGATCCAGGAGATGTCGACGCCGCCGAGGGCGGTGGCGACCGGGCCGGTGTAGAAGGCCGTGCTGAGGAACGGCAGCTGCACGAGGATGCCGAGCACGTAGCAGAGCACAGCATTGCGATTGATGCGCCCATAGATGCCGCCATCCTGACGGAACAGCGATGCGATGTCGTACTTGCCGTGCTTGACCGCGTAGTAGTCGACCAGGTTGACCGCTGTCCACGGGATCAGCACGCACAGCAGCAGGATCATCAAGTTGGACAGGTTCACCAGGAAGTTGGCCGAGAACGCGAACCCGAGCACGAGCGCGATCAGGAAGAGGATGACCGCGATGGCACCGCGAGAGAAGGCCCGCGGAATCCACTTCGGGAACAGGGTCTGCCCGATCGTGATGATCGCGAGACTTCCGCAATAGAGATTCATGCCGTTGCTGACGCTGATGCCGACGCCGAAGACGAGCAGCGCCAGTCCGGCGATCCCCGGGATGAGAGCGCTCAGCCCCGTGGCGACATCGTCCTTCGGGAAGGCGGCTCCCACGATCGAGCCGAGCACCATCGGGATGACGGAGCCGAGGACGCAGCCCGCGAATGTCGCCCAGAACGCGGCGCGCACGCCCGTGTCCTTGGGCATGTACCTGGTGTAGTCCGAAACGTACGGCGCGTATGCGATCTGCCAGAGCGCAGCGACCGAGATGGTGCCCATGATCCCGGTGGCGGTCACCGAGCCGTAATTCAGTGCGCCGGCCGGCAGCGTTCCCGCCGCGAAGATGTAGACGAAGACCAGCGCGATGGTGAGGCCGGCAACGATGCTCATGACGGTGCCGAAGACGTGCAGGAGGCGGTAGCCGAAGACCGCGCCGAAGACGCTGATCAGGCCGACGAGCACTGTCGACCAGAAGGAGCCGAGGTGGGTCAGCGAGTCGAGCGCCTGGCCTCCCAGGATCACATTGGAGGCGAAGAACGCCACGTACATCCCGACCACGATCACCACGACGAGGAGGCTGCCGTACGAGCCGAACTGCGCTCTCGTCTGCAGCATCTGGGGCACGCCGATCTGCGGCCCCTGCGCCGCGTGCAGCGCCATCACGACACCGCCGACGAGGTTGCCGACGACGAGCGCGACGATAGCGGCCCAGATCGGGAGGCCGTACACGGCTGTCGCGAGCAGTCCGGTCGCGATCGACAGCATCATGATGTTGCCGCCGAACCAGATCGTGAACAGGTTGCGTGCCTTGCCGTGCCGTTCGTCCTCGGGAATGTAGTCGATGGTGCGGGTCTCGACGCCGAGGGCGTCGCTGTGGACCTCAGTGCTCATGGGCGTGCTCCTCGTCAGTGGCTTGGCATAGAGCTTCTGCTGCTTTTTCGCATCAATCAACTAAGGTTGCCTGAACCACTGCATCACTTCGGCAGATACAGGGCCGGGGGAAACAGAGCGGAAACATCGTCGTAACCGGAGGTCGCGGATGAGCAAGAAGCCTGACGTCACGCTGGCGCAGCTGCGGTACTTCATCGAGGCGGCTACGCATCTCTCGATGACCCGCGCCGCAGAGGAGCTCTTCGTCGCCCAGTCGGCCGTCTCATCGGCCATCGCGCAGCTGGAGCATCAGGTCGGAGCGCAGCTGTTCATCCGCCAACGCTCCCGCGGCCTGACACTCACGCCGTCCGGGCAGCAGTTCCTCGGCGACGCACGCGCCCTCCTGCTCAATCTGGAGGAGGCGCTCGACACCGCGCGCGGCATCGACAACCAGGTGCGAGGAACCATCCGCATCGGCTGCTTCGTCACGCTCGCGCCCTTCATCCTCCCCGCGATCGTCAGCAGGGTGCGGTCGGAGCATCCCTACCTCGACATCGAGGTGGACGAGCTCGACACAGACGGCGCGCGGGCGGCACTGCGCAGCGGCAGGGTGGAGCTGCTGATCGGCTACGACTTCGGCTTCGGCAACGACATCCGCACCGCCGTGCTGTCCGACGCTCCCCCGCACGTCATCCTGCCAGCCGGCCATCCGCTGGCCGCCTCCCCGCAGGTGTTCCTGCGCGAACTCTCGCGAGAGCCGATGATCCTGCTCGACCTCCCGCACAGCCGCGAGTACTTCCTCGGCATTCTGGCCGGAGCAGGGCTGCAGCCCGAGATCAGGCACCGTTCGCTCAACTACGAGACGGTGCGGGCGTTCGTCGCGCACGGCCACGGCTTCTCGATTCTCAACCAGCGACCCACGCACGACCTCAGCTACGACGGCGAACGCGTGGCGGCGCTGCCGATCGGAGACAGCGTTCCGGCGCTGCCCGTCGTCCTCGCGGCGATGCGCTCGGTGCGCCCGACGGCGCGGGCGCGCGCCGTCGGCGAGATCGCGGCGCAGGTCGTGGCGCAGACCCTCAACCCGCAGCCGTCGTGAGCCTGAACGGTCGTCAGAGATGACAGCTGGGTTTCGCGAGCATTTCGCATCTGACGTGATGATGAAGTGATCCAAGCAAAACTATTTGCGTGATCAGGGTCGCGGAGCAGAGACTGGTCGCAAACGCGAAGGGACGCCGATGACGAGTCTGCACATCACGAACGCCCGGCTCTATCGGGGCGACGGGAACTGGCTCGACGGCGGCGTGCTCGTCCGCGACGGCGTCATCGTCGCCGTCGGTCCTGACGACGTGGTGGCCGCGCAGCGCGACGGCGACACCGAGGTGCGCGACGCAGGCGGCTCCTCGCTCCTCCCCGGGTTCCACGACACCCACGTCCACCCGCCGATGGCGGGAGGCTCGCTCCTCGGAATCGACCTCATGCCCGTGCACGACGCCGATGAGTACGCACGGATCATCGCCGACTACGCGGCCGCACACCCCGAGCTCGACACCATCGTCGGCGTCGGCTGGTACGGCGATGTCTTCCCCGGTGGCTTCCCGACGCGCGCCATCCTCGACGCCATCGTCCCCGACCGGCCGGTGGTCCTCACCAGCCATGACGGCCACGGCGTCTGGGCCAACACGCGAGCGCTGGAGGCCGCAGGCGTCGCGCCAGACATCGCCGACCCGCTCGGCGGCCACTTCCTCCGCGACGGGCACGGCGACCTCACCGGGGTCCTGCTGGACACGGCGATGCAGTCACTGGATGCGATCATCCCGTCACCGGCGCCCGGCTTCCTCGAGCAGGCCATCCTGGCCGCACAGCACCGCCTCCACTCCGTCGGGGTGACCACCTGGCACGACGCAGCGGTCGGCACGAGCGAACTCGGGCCCGACTCGCTCGACGCATACCTCGGCCTGGCCGCGCAGGGAGCGCTCACCGCACGGGTGGTCCTCTGCCAGTGGTGGGATCGCGACCGTGGCCTCGAACAGCTCGCCGACCTGGAGGCACGGCGCACGAGCGTCGCGCACACCCGTGGTCTGGTGGCCGGCACCGTCAAGATCATGCAAGACGGAATGATCGAGAACCACACGGCGGCGTTGCTCGACGACTACACCGACGAGCCCGGCCTGCGTGGAGACTCGTTCATACCGCCCGGCGAGCTCGCCACGATCGTCGCCGAACTCGACGCGCGCGGCTTCGACGTTCACTTGCACGCCGTAGGAGACCGGGCTGTGCGGGAGTGCCTCGACGCGATCGAGCATGCCAGAGCGAGCAACGGGCCGACCGGAGGCCGTCATCAGCTCGCTCACCTCGACGTGGTCGACGCCGCCGACGTCGGCCGGTTCGCTGAGCTCGACGTCACGGTGAACGCGCAGCTGCTCTGGGCGCGCACGGACACAGAGATCGTCGAACGCAAACTGCCGATGATGGGTGACGAACGCGCCGCGCGGCACTTCCCGTTCGGCACGCTTCACGCCAGCGGCGCCCGCATCGTCGCGGGCAGCGACTGGCCGGTCTCCGACCCCAATCCGCTGTGGGCGGTGCACACCGGCACCACCCGGCTGGCGCCATCCACGGATCCGCACGCGACCGGGCTCGCGCTGAGCCAGCCCTTGCTGGCCGGTGAGTCGCTTCCCTTGGGCACAGCGCTCGACGCGTACACCGGCACTGCGGCGTGGATCGGCCGTCTGGAGACGACCACCGGGCGGCTCGAGCCCGGCCTCGCAGCCGACCTCGTCCTCCTCGACCGCGACATCTCCGACGGGCGCGCCCTCGACACCGCCGGTGTTGTCGAGACCTTCGTCGAGGGCCGCTCGGTCTACCGCGCCTGACAGGCGCGGTAGACCGCCGCTGCACTGCCGCCGCTGCACTGCCGCCGCCGCACTGCCGGCGCGGCTCTGGCGGCGCGGCTCAGGCGGCCTTCGTGGCCACGAAGGCGTGCAGGCCTTCCGGCGAGATCGCGAAGCGCACCCGCTGACCGGCGACCAGTGCGTCCGCCTCCTGCGAGAGCATCGTGACGGGGACCCGGAGCTCGCCCACGGCGATCTCCGCCCGGCGCGAACGGACCGAAGAAGTCGATCGCGCTCAGCACGCCGCTGGCGGTTCCCGCGCTGGTCGCCGCCTCGTCGCGGACGATGCGCACGCGCTCGGCCATGACGAGCACATCCACCCGGTCTCCCTCATGCAGGTCGTCCTGCGCGGTCGACAGCGACAGACCGCCGACCTCCACCATCGAGGAGGGGCCGGAGCCGTGCACCACGCCCGCCCCGAGCAGCTGGCCGCCGAGGAACTGCGCCACGAACCGGTTGCCCGGCGCGCGGTACATCGACTCGGGGCTGTCGTTCTGCTGCACGACACCGCGGTCGAGCATCATCACCTTGGTCGCCGAGGTCCATCGCCTCCTCCTGGTCGTGCGTGACCATGATGGTGGTAAGGCCGGTCTCCTGGTGGATGCGCTTCAGTTCGCGCTGCATCTCGCCGCGGATCTTCTTGTCCAGGGCACTCAGGGGCTCATCCAGCAGGAGCAGATCGGGGCTGGTGACCAGCGCGCGAGCGAGGGCGACGCGCTGCTGCTGACCGCCGGAGCTGGGCGGGCGAACGTCCGCCGAAGTCGCCGAGGCCGACCAGTCCGAGCATCTCTTCCGCCTTCTTCTTCGCGGCCGCGCGCGCGTGCGACGGGCGCGCAGCCCGTACATCACGTTCGACCAGCACGCTCAGGTGCGGGAACAGCGCGTAGTTCTGGAAGACGAAGCCGATGTTGCGCTTCTCGACCGAGAGCCGGGTGAT includes:
- a CDS encoding DUF1028 domain-containing protein, with amino-acid sequence MRDGRPVAEVLAWVVDSTPDIDYRQLLVIDRAGRSAIHSGSHVLGEHGHAQSAHAVAAGNLLARADLPQLMVDAFEAADGDLEVRLLSALKAAVAAGGEEGPVRSAGVAVVRDAGWRVTDLRVDWADHPVELLDEILVETWLPQRDAYVARGLTPAGAPSYGVRGDE
- a CDS encoding LysR family transcriptional regulator; this encodes MSKKPDVTLAQLRYFIEAATHLSMTRAAEELFVAQSAVSSAIAQLEHQVGAQLFIRQRSRGLTLTPSGQQFLGDARALLLNLEEALDTARGIDNQVRGTIRIGCFVTLAPFILPAIVSRVRSEHPYLDIEVDELDTDGARAALRSGRVELLIGYDFGFGNDIRTAVLSDAPPHVILPAGHPLAASPQVFLRELSREPMILLDLPHSREYFLGILAGAGLQPEIRHRSLNYETVRAFVAHGHGFSILNQRPTHDLSYDGERVAALPIGDSVPALPVVLAAMRSVRPTARARAVGEIAAQVVAQTLNPQPS
- a CDS encoding APC family permease gives rise to the protein MSSPARNDAKLETSNLRAQHFHKTLGRLDIVFLSISAIIAIDTVAQIAAGGGAEAFTWTVIIGITFLFPYALVIAELGSTFHDEGGPFVWVRLAFGKLTAAIATLFYWITNPLWMGGSLVFISAATWSAYIAPLPEGSAGDIAFKLIFIWLAIGTAIIGLKYGKHIVAAGAIVKVALLVIFVVTVVVYAFQNGIHGYAAGDFSPTLGGFLAVTPVILFAVVGFEAPNGAAEEMRDPQRDVPKAIATSGIISILCYLVPIFAILAVLPASKVQGASGFLEAFKEVFSVYGLASGPVMLIAGLLFVFVVLTQASAWMIASDRVQAAAGADGAFFRYFGVFSKRFGTPVRMNLLSGIVATVFCIAATMLLKGSTAAVFTVVLTVAISTLLLSYLVIFPSIVRLRRRYPDVERPFRVPGGRAGLWIAVVIIYAWVVLGSWVAVFPGTLESVFGLKYDFIDTWGVDRPTFEGFTVGTLIVIVVMALVGYYWQRARDRRAEPATEALLEPVRD
- a CDS encoding purine-cytosine permease family protein, with protein sequence MSTEVHSDALGVETRTIDYIPEDERHGKARNLFTIWFGGNIMMLSIATGLLATAVYGLPIWAAIVALVVGNLVGGVVMALHAAQGPQIGVPQMLQTRAQFGSYGSLLVVVIVVGMYVAFFASNVILGGQALDSLTHLGSFWSTVLVGLISVFGAVFGYRLLHVFGTVMSIVAGLTIALVFVYIFAAGTLPAGALNYGSVTATGIMGTISVAALWQIAYAPYVSDYTRYMPKDTGVRAAFWATFAGCVLGSVIPMVLGSIVGAAFPKDDVATGLSALIPGIAGLALLVFGVGISVSNGMNLYCGSLAIITIGQTLFPKWIPRAFSRGAIAVILFLIALVLGFAFSANFLVNLSNLMILLLCVLIPWTAVNLVDYYAVKHGKYDIASLFRQDGGIYGRINRNAVLCYVLGILVQLPFLSTAFYTGPVATALGGVDISWIVGLAVICPLYYALMKWAPSKPPVPTIQAPAATPVSTIGTAGAE
- a CDS encoding GMC family oxidoreductase, with the protein product MTDNPAQPAAAEYDYVVVGGGTAGGIVAARLSENPDVTVCLLEWGPSDRGEGRAREIRRWEEMIGSEYDLDYPSVPQERGNSHIRQSRMRILGGCSTANTMIAWRPPASDLDEWVQAGAAGWGPASFHPFFDRLRIPIHPVGEADRNPFVADVVAAAATALGLPVQERWNDGRTDTLARGAGFFEVGYDPQTNVRGSSSIHYLHDMMDARESLDVITGARAERVVVEDGRAVSVRFRDADGATHEVRARREIVMACGAIDTPRLLLHSGIGPSSVLAAAGVEQVHELAGVGENLQDHAEGLVVWEAVSAPPAVSASGWDAGAMVGVDGDPARPDVLMHFPVDPVVDHPRARGVVFPETIVAIAPNVAKPHSRGRVTIASADPDEPPVIDYRYFTDASGHDERMLVAGVRLARRIAEEEPMRHHLVREVFPGPEVQSDEELSAVQRDIHQTVYHVSGTCRMGASDDEGAVVDPELRVRGVRGLRIADASVFPTLTSVNPVITVMMVAERAAELIAVSQAAR
- a CDS encoding aldehyde dehydrogenase family protein, producing MTIETTARVDGRALIDGDRVHAASGDTFVTINPATGSAIADIAQGGSADIDRAVAAARAAYESGSWSALGAAERGLVLRRLADLIERDADELALLESLDMGKPLSQTSAVDVPGTAATFRWYGELADKLTDEVPATPPGSTAIVSRVALGVVAAIVPWNYPLDIAAWKLAPALVAGNSVVLKPAETTSLSALRLGELALEAGLPAGVLNVVPGPGAVIGRALGLHPHVDALTFTGSTAVAKRLMTYAGESNLKRLSLEAGGKSSNLIFADAEDLSRAAEQAAFGAFYNQGEVCSANSRIFVERPVYDEFVGLLTTAAQAYRSGDPLDPASGNGALVSESHADTVAEAIAAAARDGELIGGERIQRGGSSAFIDPAIVTGLPLSHPLHRDEIFGPLVVVQAFDDEGDAVHAANATDYGLAASVWTSSLSRAHRVSERLVAGTVSVNTVDALGSTTPFGGFKQSGFGRDLSRHAIDNYVGLKTTWFQHD